The following are encoded in a window of Cottoperca gobio chromosome 20, fCotGob3.1, whole genome shotgun sequence genomic DNA:
- the timm21 gene encoding mitochondrial import inner membrane translocase subunit Tim21 — MAYTQIVTALHRAATQYCAQKCKLTRVSFLIHTHRTASTVSTLTFLPPPSVMPALSCFLQTRRGVSLHSAARNHSSPEDRDRSVSRYQSGSPQPSAAKKMKDAGRDFTYLIVVIIGLGVTGGLLYVVFQELFSSSSPNKVYGKAFNKLRLDPEVIGAFGEPIKCYGETTRRGRRQQVSHMEYLKDGQKHLRLKFYIEGSEPGLKGTVHSESKENPETGKYEFRYIFVEVDTYPRRTIIVEDNRSEI, encoded by the exons ATGGCTTACACGCAGATAGTGACAGCTCTCCACCGGGCAGCTACACAGTACTGCGCGCAGAAATGCAAACTCACACGTGTTAGTTTtctgatccacacacacaggacagcgTCCACAGTGTCCACACTGACCTTCTTGCCTCCTCCGTCTGTCATGCCTGCTCTGAGCTGCTTCCTGCAGACACGGCGCGGTGTCTCACTGCACTCTGCAGCCAGAAACCACAGCAGCCCCGAAGACAGAGACAGGTCGGTCTCCAGGTACCAGAGCGGCAGCCCACAACCTTCAGCTGCAAAGAAAA TGAAAGACGCCGGCAGAGACTTCACCTACTTGATCGTAGTAATCATCGGGCTGGGAGTGACTG GTGGGCTGCTTTATGTCGTCTTCCAGGAGCTGTTTTCTTCCTCAAGTCCAAATAAAGTTTATGGAAAAGCCTTCAACAAACTGCGTCTGGACCCAGAG GTGATTGGTGCGTTTGGGGAGCCGATCAAGTGTTACGGGGAGACTACACGTCGAGGAAGGAGGCAGCAAGTCAG TCATATGGAGTACCTGAAGGACGGACAGAAGCATCTGAGACTGAAGTTTTACATCGAAGGCTCGGAGCCCGGCCTCAAAGGGACCGTGCACTCAGAGTCCAAAGAG AATCCTGAAACTGGAAAATATGAGTTTCGTTACATATTTGTGGAAGTGGACACCTACCCGAGACGAACCATCATCGTGGAAGATAATCGATCAGAAATATGA